The bacterium DNA segment TATGATGAAGGAGTTTTAAAAGAGCAGAATGGAAAGCATTAAAATAAACAATTCAACCCTCTTTTTGGTCCAGGGCGATATCACAAAACAGAAAACGGACGCGATTGTAAATGCCGCTAATTCCACGCTTATGGGCGGCGGCGGGGTCGATGGGGCGATACACCACGCAGGCGGCCCGGCAATATTGGAGGAATGCAAAGAAATCAGGAAAAAACAGGGAATGCTGCCCACAGGTGAAGCCGTGATTACTACAGGCGGAAAACTTCCTGCTAAATATGTTATCCATACAGTCGGGCCTGTCTGGAAAGACGGAGACCATAACGAACCCGGGCTCCTGGCTAATTGTTATCGAAACAGCTTGAAACTCGCGAAAGAAAAGGGATTGAAAACCATTTCTTTCCCGTCTATATCCACGGGTGTTTATTCTTACCCTATTAATAAGGCCTCAAAGATCGCTGTTAAAACAGTAGTTGAATTTATAGTCAATAATGAAGATATCGAAGATATTTATTTTGTTCTTTATGATTCATATACGTACCAAGCCTACAATGATGCCCTTCAAAAATATGTAAAAAAATGATTGACCTTAAAATAAAAAAAAGGTAAAATTGAATAAACAAATAAAGGAGGTATATATGAGCGCACCTGCAACAGGCGGATCTTATTTATATTACGTGAACAGCTGGCTTTTAAAAGAGGGCGGTTATCTGGCTGTTTTTAAAATGTTCTGGTTTAAAGTTGCCCTTATAGTTCTTGTGCTTGGCATATTCGCGTATACCTTGGGAAAAAATAAGACATTTGAGGAATAAATTTATTCCTTGTTCCCTATTGTAAAAATTAACCTTTTTATAACAGTAGTGTCGTTAATCACTGCCTCTACCTGCCATTCACCTTTACGGGTGGGGTTAATTCTGTAGTAACTCCATGTGCGGTACTGCCCTGCCTTATATTCTAATTCAGTTTCGTCTAATTTAGTATTTTGATAATACCAGACGTGTTTTATTATGCCGGCAGACCCGCTTTTTATTTCTGTGAAGAAAAAAAGTTTTCCGGCGGTTTCAGGAAAACTTACATCACTTCCCACCGGTTCGCGGTCCTGGATATCAGTACATATGGCCGCCCTTGGGATAGAAACGTCGCTTGCCGCGTCTTCGGCATAAACTGGGAAAAGGAAAACAAAAACCGACAGTGAAAAAAATAAACAAATTCTATTTTTCATTTTTATCCTCCCAAATTTAGTTTATGAATAATTGATTATTTTAATACTTCATTGCAATTTGGACAAACAGCCAAATTATCTGAAACCATACTGCCGCATTTTTTACAATTTACAAATTTTTTCCCGCAAGGTTCGCACAAAGCAATCCCCTTACATACTATACTTCCCCCGCAATATGGACACGTGCAGGCTTTTTTTTGGGAAAC contains these protein-coding regions:
- a CDS encoding DUF2914 domain-containing protein — protein: MKNRICLFFSLSVFVFLFPVYAEDAASDVSIPRAAICTDIQDREPVGSDVSFPETAGKLFFFTEIKSGSAGIIKHVWYYQNTKLDETELEYKAGQYRTWSYYRINPTRKGEWQVEAVINDTTVIKRLIFTIGNKE
- a CDS encoding O-acetyl-ADP-ribose deacetylase, which gives rise to MESIKINNSTLFLVQGDITKQKTDAIVNAANSTLMGGGGVDGAIHHAGGPAILEECKEIRKKQGMLPTGEAVITTGGKLPAKYVIHTVGPVWKDGDHNEPGLLANCYRNSLKLAKEKGLKTISFPSISTGVYSYPINKASKIAVKTVVEFIVNNEDIEDIYFVLYDSYTYQAYNDALQKYVKK